In Anaerolineales bacterium, the following proteins share a genomic window:
- a CDS encoding diguanylate cyclase translates to MATIIVVDTNPADRRAYSTLLGNFGFRMLEAENGAQALELARKELPDLIITDILMPNMDGFTFVRRLRAEPLLMGTPVIFHTSNYDETEIHRLARASGVVHILRKPAEPQAVLRAVNESLKNPTTPARLPQTGQLQREHLQLLADKLYEKVSELEDANERLRNLSLVDGLTGLNNRRGFMILATSLLKFARRAEYTSSLIYIDLDSLKYINDTFGHAGGDAALASFARILNATFRESDIIARLGGDEFVVLIVDASHSDLANMQTRLQRGVDEYNRQVEREHALSFSLGSIMADAESTISMEEFLAQADEAMYKHKQSRRRVK, encoded by the coding sequence ATGGCAACTATCATCGTTGTAGATACCAACCCGGCCGACCGCAGGGCATATAGTACCTTGCTTGGGAATTTCGGTTTTCGCATGCTCGAAGCGGAGAACGGCGCTCAAGCCCTCGAACTTGCGCGGAAAGAACTCCCCGACCTGATCATCACAGATATTCTCATGCCGAACATGGACGGGTTTACCTTCGTGCGGCGTCTGCGCGCCGAGCCGCTCTTGATGGGAACGCCGGTCATTTTCCACACCTCGAATTACGACGAAACGGAAATCCATCGGCTGGCGCGCGCCAGCGGAGTCGTCCACATTCTACGCAAGCCTGCCGAACCGCAAGCCGTTTTACGGGCGGTGAACGAATCGCTCAAGAATCCCACCACGCCCGCCCGCCTGCCGCAGACCGGGCAACTTCAACGAGAACATTTGCAATTGCTCGCGGACAAACTCTACGAAAAAGTTTCCGAACTTGAAGACGCCAACGAACGCTTGCGAAACCTATCGCTCGTAGACGGGCTTACCGGGCTGAACAACCGCCGCGGCTTCATGATCCTTGCGACCAGCCTGCTGAAATTCGCGCGGCGGGCGGAGTACACTTCATCTCTGATCTATATTGATCTCGATAGCCTGAAATATATCAACGACACGTTCGGTCACGCGGGTGGAGATGCCGCGCTGGCAAGTTTTGCCCGCATTCTGAACGCGACCTTCCGCGAATCAGACATCATCGCGCGTTTGGGAGGCGATGAATTTGTCGTCCTGATCGTTGATGCGTCTCACAGCGATCTTGCGAACATGCAGACTCGCCTGCAACGGGGCGTGGACGAATACAACCGGCAGGTCGAGCGCGAACACGCGTTATCTTTCAGCCTGGGGAGCATCATGGCGGACGCGGAATCCACCATTTCGATGGAGGAGTTCCTCGCTCAGGCGGATGAAGCGATGTACAAACACAAACAAAGCAGGAGGCGCGTAAAGTAA
- a CDS encoding ABC-F family ATP-binding cassette domain-containing protein: MSLITVSSLSKSFGADDLFSGVTFSVAKGARLALVGPNGIGKTTLLRILIGQEEPSGGTITRAKNLRIGYLSQEADFELQGVLWDVCIEPFAELIRMQGELEKLEGEMSDPLRRDEALVRYGSVQHEFEERGGYFYPVKIKQVLTGLGFDESDFHMSLDHLSGGQRTRAHLARLLLSNPDLLLLDEPTNHLDIKAVEWLESYLAQWEGAAVIVSHDRYFLDHACNALLEMAVSGSEYYRGNYTTYLNEREIRWNHRFEIFESEKEKLLKEVEYIKKNISGQNTLQAKGKLKRLTRVVQAIEQVGMDAAVNSNWSQLDIETTQSPFGVEEAERRVRALRPPQRAMPDLHLHLRSTNRSGDLVIRTKKLKVGYPAENETPEKLLFAAPDIELRRLDCAALIGPNGAGKSTFLKTILGSLAPLAGEAILGASLHVGYFAQAHEGLDPQKTVLDEIIAASGMLPYQARDYLGKYLFSGDDVFKLVSMLSGGERGRLALAKLALQDTNLLLLDEPTNHLDIPSQEVLQSVLDSYKGTILLVSHDRYLVDALATQIWEINPDESQMTTFNGTYSQMKEERKKEEERQVAQQSLVSNSPISTSRKSKSSTSKEDRRRIAQIQELENSIAELEATLANLTSQLESPFVKPEEAGKLGIEYQRVQKEMDGKLAEWEKMQA, translated from the coding sequence ATGTCACTGATCACTGTAAGTTCCCTCTCCAAATCCTTCGGCGCGGACGATCTGTTCTCCGGCGTCACGTTTTCGGTTGCCAAGGGCGCGCGGCTGGCATTGGTCGGACCGAACGGAATCGGCAAGACGACATTGCTCCGCATCCTCATCGGGCAGGAGGAACCCTCCGGCGGGACGATCACGCGCGCGAAGAATCTCCGCATTGGTTATCTTTCGCAAGAAGCGGACTTTGAATTGCAAGGCGTGTTGTGGGATGTGTGCATCGAACCGTTCGCCGAGTTGATTCGGATGCAAGGCGAGTTGGAAAAACTCGAAGGGGAAATGTCTGACCCCCTACGGCGAGATGAGGCGCTGGTCCGCTATGGAAGCGTGCAACACGAGTTCGAAGAGCGCGGCGGATATTTTTATCCAGTAAAAATCAAGCAAGTGTTGACGGGTCTTGGATTCGACGAATCCGATTTTCACATGTCGCTCGATCATCTGTCGGGCGGACAACGCACGCGTGCGCATCTGGCGCGGCTGTTGTTGTCGAATCCCGATCTGTTGTTGCTTGACGAGCCGACGAATCATCTCGACATCAAAGCCGTCGAGTGGCTCGAAAGTTATCTCGCGCAATGGGAGGGCGCGGCGGTCATCGTTTCGCACGACCGATATTTTTTGGATCACGCCTGCAACGCGCTGCTCGAAATGGCGGTCAGCGGATCGGAATATTATCGCGGCAATTACACGACGTATTTGAACGAACGCGAGATCCGCTGGAACCATCGCTTCGAAATTTTCGAGAGCGAAAAAGAAAAACTACTCAAAGAAGTCGAATACATCAAGAAAAATATTTCGGGGCAGAACACGCTACAAGCGAAGGGCAAACTCAAGCGGCTCACGCGCGTGGTGCAAGCCATCGAACAAGTCGGCATGGACGCGGCGGTCAATTCGAATTGGTCGCAATTGGATATTGAAACAACTCAATCGCCATTTGGCGTGGAGGAAGCTGAGCGACGCGTGCGCGCGCTGAGACCTCCGCAACGCGCCATGCCCGATCTGCATTTGCATCTGCGCTCGACGAATCGTTCGGGCGATTTGGTCATCCGCACAAAAAAATTGAAGGTGGGCTATCCCGCTGAAAACGAAACGCCCGAAAAATTATTGTTCGCCGCGCCCGATATCGAATTGAGACGACTCGACTGCGCGGCGTTGATCGGACCGAACGGCGCGGGCAAATCCACATTCCTCAAGACGATCCTCGGTTCTCTCGCCCCTCTGGCTGGCGAGGCGATTCTGGGAGCGAGTCTACACGTCGGCTATTTCGCGCAGGCGCACGAGGGACTCGACCCGCAGAAAACAGTTCTCGATGAGATCATCGCAGCGTCTGGCATGTTGCCTTATCAAGCGCGTGACTATCTCGGCAAATATCTTTTCTCCGGCGACGACGTGTTCAAACTCGTCTCCATGCTCTCCGGCGGCGAGCGCGGACGTTTGGCGTTGGCGAAACTCGCCTTGCAAGACACGAACTTGCTGTTGCTCGACGAACCGACGAATCACTTGGACATTCCCTCACAGGAAGTTTTGCAATCCGTGTTGGATTCCTACAAAGGGACAATCCTGCTTGTCTCGCACGATCGTTACCTCGTGGACGCGCTCGCCACGCAAATTTGGGAGATCAATCCCGACGAATCGCAAATGACTACGTTCAATGGCACGTACTCTCAGATGAAAGAGGAAAGAAAGAAAGAGGAGGAAAGGCAAGTCGCACAACAGTCTCTAGTCTCCAATTCTCCAATCTCTACTTCTCGAAAGTCAAAATCATCTACATCGAAAGAAGATCGCCGCCGTATCGCCCAAATACAGGAACTCGAAAACTCCATCGCCGAACTCGAAGCGACGCTGGCGAATCTCACGTCGCAATTGGAGAGTCCGTTTGTGAAGCCGGAGGAGGCGGGGAAGTTAGGAATTGAATATCAGCGCGTGCAAAAAGAAATGGATGGGAAGTTAGCCGAGTGGGAGAAGATGCAGGCGTGA
- a CDS encoding ATP-grasp domain-containing protein, protein MYLCVLSSIPDDPNDMPYDPSPHMNGFKWKHHPMHPKGVEKQIRELMNEGVDVFVNLVDGTPDDPLSGIGLVTIMEKLGAAFTGADSKFFDPSRQEMKAYAKKSNVPTPSWAMVDRVEDVERVAKRLRFPVLVKPPHGYASVGITRESRCENVDQLKVQVGREIEQFGRALLEEFIEGREFTCLVAENPDDPENPISFKPVEFMFPDGETFKHYDMKWVDFQKMSVAPVSDRRIEKTLREQTVRLFKAMNGNGYARCDYRMAADGTLYMLEINPNCGIFYSPEEPGSADFSLMNDKYYNHHKFMKLIIRSAQNRRDNMIAAKLLKKVKKQRVREMAYT, encoded by the coding sequence ATGTATCTCTGTGTGTTATCAAGCATACCGGATGACCCGAACGATATGCCATACGATCCATCCCCTCACATGAATGGATTCAAATGGAAACATCATCCGATGCACCCTAAGGGTGTTGAAAAACAGATCCGCGAATTGATGAACGAAGGCGTGGATGTGTTTGTAAATCTCGTAGACGGCACGCCCGACGATCCGCTTTCGGGAATCGGACTCGTGACGATCATGGAAAAGCTCGGTGCGGCGTTTACCGGCGCGGATTCAAAATTCTTCGATCCCTCGCGGCAGGAGATGAAAGCGTACGCCAAGAAGTCCAACGTGCCCACGCCGAGTTGGGCGATGGTAGACCGTGTGGAAGACGTGGAACGCGTCGCCAAGCGTTTGCGCTTCCCGGTGTTGGTGAAGCCGCCTCACGGGTACGCGAGCGTCGGCATCACGCGCGAGTCACGCTGTGAAAACGTGGACCAGCTCAAAGTCCAGGTAGGACGCGAGATCGAACAGTTCGGCCGCGCGCTGTTGGAAGAGTTCATCGAAGGACGCGAGTTCACTTGTCTCGTCGCAGAAAATCCCGACGACCCGGAAAATCCGATCTCGTTCAAGCCGGTGGAATTTATGTTCCCCGACGGCGAAACGTTCAAGCATTACGATATGAAGTGGGTGGATTTTCAGAAGATGTCGGTGGCGCCGGTGAGCGATCGGCGGATCGAAAAGACCCTGCGCGAGCAAACCGTGCGGCTGTTCAAAGCGATGAACGGGAACGGCTACGCGCGCTGCGACTATCGCATGGCGGCGGACGGTACGCTTTACATGCTGGAGATCAATCCGAACTGCGGCATCTTCTATTCACCCGAAGAGCCCGGCTCGGCGGATTTCTCATTGATGAACGATAAATACTACAATCACCACAAGTTCATGAAGTTGATCATCCGCTCCGCGCAAAACCGACGCGACAATATGATCGCCGCTAAGTTGTTGAAGAAAGTGAAGAAGCAACGCGTGCGAGAGATGGCGTATACGTAG
- the pxpB gene encoding 5-oxoprolinase subunit PxpB yields the protein MKPRIVPLGDSSVLALMGNEIDLDINQRVHALAKLIEASDIEGIIETVPSYAALLVHYDPLILSFSQIKTIVQEKIFQIGETVKRKARQAHPEHGRRVEVPVRYGGEHGVDLEAVARHLRLRVEDVIRIHSEKIYTVYMMGFTPGYPYMGKLDGRLIMPRLETPRTRVPVGTVAIAGSQTGIYSVESPGGWNLIGWTPLKLFDPESDSPFLFSPGDEVKFIPV from the coding sequence ATGAAACCGAGGATTGTTCCGCTCGGCGATTCGTCCGTGCTGGCGCTGATGGGGAATGAAATTGATCTCGATATCAACCAGCGCGTTCATGCGCTTGCGAAACTGATCGAAGCGTCTGACATCGAGGGAATCATTGAAACTGTCCCATCGTATGCGGCTCTGCTGGTTCACTACGATCCGCTGATTCTTTCTTTTTCTCAGATCAAAACCATTGTTCAGGAAAAAATCTTTCAAATTGGGGAAACGGTCAAACGAAAGGCGAGACAGGCTCACCCTGAGCATGGTCGAAGGGTTGAAGTCCCGGTGCGATACGGCGGCGAACACGGAGTTGACCTCGAAGCGGTCGCGCGTCATCTCCGCCTGCGCGTCGAAGATGTGATTCGCATCCACAGCGAAAAAATCTACACGGTGTACATGATGGGCTTCACGCCGGGCTACCCCTACATGGGCAAACTCGACGGCAGGCTCATCATGCCGCGCCTCGAAACGCCGCGCACACGCGTCCCTGTTGGCACGGTCGCCATCGCGGGCTCACAAACGGGAATCTACTCCGTCGAATCTCCCGGCGGCTGGAACTTGATCGGCTGGACGCCGTTGAAACTTTTCGATCCCGAATCCGATTCGCCGTTTTTATTTTCACCGGGCGATGAGGTGAAATTTATTCCGGTTTAG
- a CDS encoding biotin-dependent carboxyltransferase family protein, producing MTLEVIDIGALATIQDSGRIGWRKFGVPTSGAMDSFAYRAANALVGNSSRAAALEIGLGDMTFRARRDCVIAVAGEGYQLSVYIWDFPLWSSYYVRAGWTIRLTKLDSGMWTYLALAGGVQTQGRLGSASTNLRAHFGGLDGRQLQVGDVIHAGAPSRALSDLAARTLPESARPIYTDNPTLDAIPGPQKNYFTKESAATFMSQPYTISATSDRMGYRIEGAALTRRNNSELISEGMTMGAIQVPASGQPIVMMADSPTTGGYPKFGAVASADLPLLAQCTPGRSKIRFRETTVAKAQKKYRELMAGLNEVINSD from the coding sequence ATGACTCTTGAAGTGATTGACATCGGCGCGCTCGCCACAATTCAAGACTCGGGTCGCATCGGCTGGAGGAAATTCGGCGTTCCAACCTCCGGCGCGATGGATTCGTTTGCCTATCGCGCGGCGAACGCGTTAGTTGGCAACTCATCTCGCGCAGCCGCGCTCGAAATCGGATTGGGCGACATGACTTTCCGCGCCCGGCGCGATTGCGTGATCGCCGTCGCGGGCGAGGGCTATCAATTGTCCGTTTACATTTGGGACTTCCCGCTGTGGAGTTCGTACTACGTCCGCGCCGGCTGGACGATTCGACTCACCAAATTGGATTCTGGCATGTGGACGTATCTCGCCCTCGCCGGCGGCGTTCAGACTCAGGGGAGGCTTGGTTCGGCTTCGACCAACCTTCGCGCTCACTTCGGCGGACTGGACGGCAGGCAGTTGCAAGTCGGCGATGTGATTCATGCGGGTGCGCCCTCTCGCGCATTGAGCGATCTCGCCGCGCGGACGTTACCCGAATCGGCGCGACCGATTTACACCGATAATCCAACCCTCGATGCGATTCCCGGTCCGCAGAAGAATTATTTCACCAAAGAAAGCGCCGCCACATTCATGTCGCAACCCTACACGATCAGCGCGACATCTGACCGCATGGGCTATCGCATCGAAGGCGCGGCGTTGACTCGTCGCAACAACTCTGAGTTGATCTCGGAGGGGATGACGATGGGCGCGATCCAAGTCCCCGCGAGCGGACAGCCGATCGTGATGATGGCAGATTCGCCGACGACGGGCGGGTATCCCAAATTCGGAGCGGTCGCCAGCGCGGACTTGCCTTTGCTCGCCCAATGCACGCCAGGTAGAAGTAAAATCCGTTTTCGAGAGACGACGGTTGCGAAAGCGCAGAAGAAATACCGCGAGTTGATGGCTGGGTTGAATGAAGTTATAAATTCGGATTGA
- a CDS encoding 5-oxoprolinase subunit PxpA yields the protein MNIDLNCDMGENSGNDELIMPFITSANIACGYHAGNAKTMRDTVRLAKKFGVKIGAHPSWLDVEGFGRREMILPLEEVDALILDQVSALAAIAEAEGMALTHVKPHGALYNQAARERPLAKAVARAVKNFGRGGVTPPLLVGLAGSRLVEAGVEVGLKVANEGFPDRNYNPDGTLVSRKEPHAIVESPEEVANHAMELIRDGVLFEGKRVRVDTLCLHGDHPRAVENARLMREVLQG from the coding sequence ATGAACATTGACCTCAACTGCGATATGGGCGAGAACAGCGGGAATGACGAGTTGATCATGCCGTTCATCACCTCCGCCAACATCGCCTGTGGATACCACGCGGGGAATGCGAAAACGATGCGCGACACGGTCCGCTTGGCGAAAAAGTTTGGCGTGAAAATCGGCGCGCACCCGAGTTGGCTGGATGTGGAGGGGTTCGGTCGGCGTGAGATGATCCTGCCGTTGGAGGAAGTTGATGCGTTGATTCTCGATCAGGTCAGCGCGCTTGCCGCGATCGCGGAAGCGGAGGGCATGGCGTTGACGCATGTCAAGCCGCATGGCGCGTTGTACAATCAGGCGGCGAGGGAACGTCCGCTGGCGAAAGCCGTTGCCAGAGCGGTGAAAAATTTCGGTAGGGGCGGGGTAACCCCGCCCTTACTGGTCGGGCTGGCAGGCTCAAGGTTGGTTGAAGCGGGAGTCGAAGTCGGGTTGAAGGTCGCTAACGAGGGATTCCCCGACCGCAACTATAACCCCGATGGGACGTTGGTCTCGCGTAAAGAACCTCACGCGATCGTCGAGTCGCCTGAGGAGGTTGCCAATCACGCAATGGAATTAATCCGTGATGGGGTTTTGTTCGAGGGGAAGCGCGTGCGTGTGGATACGTTGTGCCTGCATGGAGATCATCCGCGGGCGGTGGAAAATGCAAGATTGATGCGTGAAGTGTTGCAGGGATGA
- a CDS encoding tetratricopeptide repeat protein — MNQEDIAHREKMIELHKKNLYTLEEMLAKYGADQPLHLINSVTMERDAIARYVKEIEGLASGDQAQKRTDLPPNLPRRPYFVGREPEMQTILQSLNPNSRTFIVGIEGIGGVGKSALAIEVSYRCIEAELFESVIWISAKESVLTLHGIEPIIPEAKSLSDILITIGASLGNPTIGNMTIQDQIKHAYNLLARRTTLLVLDNFESLSKTEQRDILDFLRRSPITLKALVTSRERVTEGQIIRLQGLSADESRALLEWDAQQKNIQLTKEQNKHLAELTGGLPLAMLWVQGQIAVLGYSVTQVFDKLSMDADIPILQYCFNHSWNLLRHPNERKLLYILALQPEAVSRDALRAISGIEDDDGFEIALSDLLQFTLIEYESDRDYFSILPLTRRFIRTQFAGDRKFIQQAELKIAQYYSGLISQRSDFTEWRGYDKLLIERNNILSAAQWCYKSIQKKLPNTGSLSKKTKNIAGMLVQIGVQFGSVLWQRAYWYDRLTLAHAASRAANLLSDWRAVSTFARNISWIYFYQGDYLRALRWAEESYSATTITEDELLIAAAQRLLGTVELRLGNFDRSEQLLKDALEASEKFADDDYGIYSKGFAQFGLGDLEFQRDSVKKAGEWYQKALETWRDPVRKDPVRHVSYALNGLGFVALREKRFEDAERYFKEGIQSANEFGRVEELARGQFGLASVQFETNSDPKTAVTLAAESMEGFQRQGMQHEIRLGEELLQKILKAHPQMAVYRQSHGQ, encoded by the coding sequence GTGAATCAGGAAGATATTGCTCATCGCGAAAAGATGATCGAGCTCCATAAAAAGAATCTTTACACGCTGGAGGAGATGCTTGCAAAATACGGCGCCGATCAGCCTTTGCATCTTATCAACAGTGTGACGATGGAGCGCGATGCGATCGCGCGGTATGTGAAAGAGATCGAGGGGCTGGCTTCCGGCGATCAAGCGCAAAAGAGAACAGACTTGCCTCCCAACCTGCCGCGACGACCGTATTTCGTCGGGCGTGAACCGGAGATGCAAACCATCCTGCAATCGCTGAACCCGAACAGCCGCACGTTCATTGTCGGCATCGAGGGAATCGGCGGCGTGGGGAAGTCGGCGCTCGCCATCGAGGTGAGTTATCGGTGCATCGAGGCAGAGTTGTTCGAATCGGTCATCTGGATTTCGGCGAAGGAGTCCGTCCTGACGCTTCACGGCATCGAACCGATCATCCCGGAAGCCAAATCGCTTTCAGATATCCTCATCACCATCGGAGCGAGTTTGGGGAATCCCACCATTGGGAATATGACGATTCAAGACCAGATCAAGCACGCGTACAATTTGCTGGCGCGACGCACCACGCTTCTTGTTCTGGACAATTTTGAGTCGCTCTCCAAAACCGAACAGCGCGACATCCTCGACTTTTTGCGGCGTTCGCCGATCACGCTGAAGGCGCTCGTCACCTCGCGGGAGAGGGTGACCGAAGGACAGATCATCCGCTTGCAGGGGTTATCTGCAGATGAAAGCCGCGCGCTGTTGGAGTGGGATGCCCAGCAGAAGAATATCCAGCTAACGAAAGAACAAAATAAACATCTGGCGGAACTGACCGGTGGGTTGCCGCTCGCCATGTTGTGGGTGCAAGGACAGATCGCCGTGCTGGGTTATTCGGTGACGCAGGTGTTCGATAAATTGAGCATGGATGCGGATATTCCGATCCTGCAATATTGTTTCAATCACAGTTGGAATCTGTTGCGGCATCCGAATGAACGGAAGTTGTTGTACATCCTTGCCTTGCAACCTGAGGCGGTATCGAGAGATGCGCTGCGGGCGATCTCCGGTATCGAAGACGATGACGGCTTTGAGATCGCGCTCAGCGATTTGTTGCAATTCACGCTCATCGAGTACGAGTCGGACCGCGACTATTTCAGCATCCTGCCGCTCACACGTCGATTCATCCGCACGCAGTTCGCCGGAGACCGGAAATTCATCCAGCAGGCTGAATTGAAGATCGCCCAATATTACAGCGGGCTGATCTCGCAACGGAGCGACTTCACGGAATGGCGCGGCTACGACAAACTTCTGATCGAGAGGAACAATATCCTCAGCGCGGCGCAGTGGTGTTACAAGTCTATTCAGAAGAAACTTCCTAATACCGGTTCATTATCCAAGAAAACGAAAAATATTGCCGGAATGCTGGTGCAGATCGGAGTCCAATTCGGGAGCGTGCTATGGCAGCGCGCCTACTGGTATGACCGCCTTACGCTTGCGCACGCGGCGTCGCGCGCGGCAAATCTCCTGTCCGATTGGAGGGCGGTCAGCACATTCGCTCGTAACATCAGTTGGATCTATTTCTATCAAGGAGATTATCTCCGCGCTTTGCGCTGGGCGGAGGAATCGTATTCGGCGACTACCATCACGGAGGATGAATTGTTGATCGCTGCCGCGCAGCGATTGCTCGGCACTGTGGAGCTTCGGCTCGGCAATTTCGATCGTTCGGAACAATTATTGAAGGACGCGCTCGAAGCCAGCGAAAAATTTGCCGATGACGATTATGGAATTTACAGTAAAGGCTTTGCTCAATTCGGGTTGGGCGACCTTGAATTTCAGCGCGACAGCGTGAAGAAAGCCGGGGAGTGGTATCAAAAAGCATTGGAGACGTGGCGCGACCCCGTCCGGAAAGACCCGGTTCGTCACGTCAGTTATGCGCTCAATGGTTTGGGATTCGTCGCCCTTAGGGAAAAACGATTCGAGGACGCGGAACGTTACTTCAAGGAGGGCATTCAGTCTGCGAATGAGTTTGGGCGGGTGGAAGAGTTGGCGCGCGGTCAATTTGGGCTTGCCTCTGTGCAATTCGAAACGAACTCCGATCCGAAAACCGCGGTGACGCTTGCCGCCGAATCAATGGAAGGTTTTCAACGTCAGGGTATGCAGCACGAGATTCGGCTAGGCGAGGAACTCCTGCAAAAAATTCTCAAAGCGCATCCGCAGATGGCGGTATACCGGCAATCTCATGGACAATGA
- a CDS encoding NAD-binding protein produces MKPSFRQKFRYWFDNLMSRGTPAMIGMLFVLSLAVVFVAGAIISIAGFVQEGQEGRIPFGEAAWESLMRTLDSGTMGGDTGAGYRFVMLLVTLGGIFIVSALIGVLNNAIEGQMERLRKGRSQVLESNHTLVLGWSAQIFTVLNELMAANENQSNARIVVLADKDKVEMEDEIRERVEVKGKTRIICRNGSPIDPNDIEIASPHEAKAIIILPPENDDPDTDVIKTALAIANNPNRRAEPYHIITQIRHVKNMDVLKLVGEKDKLQCILTGDLIARVVAQTSRQSGLSVVYTELMDFGGDEIYFKHEPALKGKTFGEALLAYEDSCVMGIRKADGKILLNPRMDSLIEQDDQLFALSADDDTIRLSDPGLIQIKESSIHPSGNVVKPKPEKCLILGWNRSGVTIVRELDNYVPKGSQVTVVADIYNIGKQVQAQGGKLKNQKLVVMEGETTDRDLLNKLGVEDYDHVIVLAYSTLEPQEADAKTLVTLLHLRDMAEKDETPFSIVSEMLDLRNRELAEATQVDDFIVSEHLVSLMMSQLSENAELFDVFTDIFDPEGAEIYLKPIGDYVSLDEPVNFYTVTEAARRRGQTAIGYRIAAQSKDAGKSYGVRTNPRKSEAVVFSSSDKVIVIAEG; encoded by the coding sequence ATGAAACCCTCGTTTCGACAAAAATTCAGATATTGGTTCGACAATCTCATGTCGCGCGGCACGCCGGCGATGATCGGCATGTTGTTCGTCTTGTCGCTTGCCGTCGTCTTCGTCGCAGGCGCGATCATCTCGATTGCAGGCTTTGTACAAGAGGGACAAGAAGGGCGCATCCCGTTTGGCGAAGCCGCGTGGGAAAGTTTGATGCGTACGCTCGACTCCGGCACGATGGGCGGAGACACCGGTGCGGGCTATCGCTTCGTGATGCTGCTCGTCACGTTGGGCGGCATCTTCATCGTCAGCGCGTTGATTGGCGTGTTGAACAACGCCATCGAAGGGCAGATGGAACGCCTGCGCAAAGGACGCTCGCAAGTCCTCGAATCGAATCACACGCTGGTGTTGGGTTGGTCGGCGCAAATTTTCACGGTGCTCAATGAATTGATGGCTGCCAACGAGAACCAAAGCAACGCGCGCATCGTCGTGCTGGCAGACAAAGATAAAGTGGAGATGGAAGACGAAATTCGAGAACGAGTCGAGGTCAAAGGAAAGACGCGTATCATCTGCCGCAACGGGAGTCCCATAGACCCGAACGACATCGAAATCGCCAGTCCGCATGAAGCAAAAGCTATCATCATCCTGCCGCCCGAAAACGATGACCCCGATACCGACGTGATCAAGACCGCGCTGGCGATCGCCAACAACCCCAACCGCCGCGCCGAGCCGTATCACATCATCACGCAGATCCGCCACGTGAAGAACATGGACGTGTTGAAACTCGTCGGCGAAAAAGACAAACTGCAATGCATCCTCACCGGCGACCTGATCGCGCGGGTCGTCGCGCAAACCTCGCGTCAATCAGGGCTTTCGGTTGTGTACACTGAACTGATGGATTTTGGCGGCGATGAAATTTATTTCAAACATGAACCCGCGCTCAAAGGCAAAACCTTTGGCGAAGCGTTGCTTGCTTATGAAGATTCGTGCGTGATGGGCATTCGCAAAGCGGATGGAAAAATCCTGCTCAACCCGCGCATGGATTCGCTCATCGAACAGGATGACCAACTCTTCGCGCTTTCGGCAGACGACGATACGATTCGTCTCTCGGACCCCGGCTTGATCCAAATTAAGGAATCGTCCATCCACCCCAGCGGGAACGTCGTGAAGCCCAAGCCTGAAAAATGTCTCATTCTCGGTTGGAATCGAAGCGGCGTAACCATCGTCCGCGAACTCGATAACTACGTGCCGAAAGGTTCGCAAGTAACTGTGGTCGCCGATATTTACAATATCGGGAAACAGGTGCAGGCGCAAGGCGGCAAACTCAAGAATCAGAAACTCGTTGTGATGGAAGGCGAAACCACCGACCGCGACCTGCTCAACAAACTCGGCGTGGAAGATTATGATCACGTCATCGTATTGGCATACAGTACGCTCGAACCGCAGGAAGCGGATGCCAAGACGCTCGTCACGTTATTGCATTTGCGCGATATGGCAGAGAAGGATGAAACGCCGTTCTCCATCGTCAGCGAAATGCTCGACCTGCGAAACCGCGAACTCGCCGAAGCCACCCAAGTGGACGATTTCATCGTCAGCGAACATCTCGTCAGCTTGATGATGTCGCAACTTTCAGAGAATGCCGAACTATTCGACGTGTTCACCGACATCTTCGACCCGGAAGGCGCGGAGATCTATCTCAAACCCATCGGCGATTATGTGTCGCTGGACGAGCCGGTCAACTTTTACACGGTGACTGAAGCGGCGCGGCGGCGCGGTCAAACCGCCATCGGTTATCGCATCGCGGCGCAGTCGAAAGATGCGGGAAAATCATACGGCGTGCGTACAAACCCCCGTAAGTCTGAAGCGGTTGTCTTTTCGTCCAGCGATAAAGTGATCGTCATCGCGGAAGGTTGA